The segment GAGGAAACAAACATAactgtaacaacaacaacaacaacaatgggcAGATAAACATTGACAACACATCAAATCGTACGTAAATGTTCGGATGCaacgaaaacaaaaacagaaaaagtgtGAAACTAAAAAGTGAATTTGAACAACGTTTCATCTGCAGGAACAAACTTCGACCACAAGAAACACAGCTGACGTCCCACAAAGAGAACGTAGAACGTAGAACCGAGAGCTTCTTCGTGGGTGGTAAACAAAACCACCAATAATCTGAAAATAGTTCCCAACAAACGCCATAAAGAAACAATTTCTGATTTAATGAGAAGAAATAATAACGTTTTTCTAAAGATCAGAGTCGCTACAACTTCCTCAACATCTTTCACGCTTATGTACAAGTAgcacaatgaaaaacaataaccaGCACGTCtgtttacacaacaacaacaacaacctttctGCTTCTCTCGATGACCTCGACCCGAGTGTCACGtcataatccccccccccttctctttgaGCACGTCtgcttcctttttatttttctgtataaAACTGGAGAATACGGAAAAAAAGTGgttgcgttgttgttgttgttgttgttgttgttgttgttgtcgtcgtcgcGTTGGAGACGAAGAGGAAAGAGCTTCAGGTTCTCTCTCGGACGTTGTCGCTCAGGAAGACGATGTTGTCTGGAGGGACAGAACAGACGTTACTTcataatcgtgtgtgtgtgtgtaggtgtgtgtgtgtgtgtgtaggtgtgtgtgtaggtgtgtgtgtgtgtaggtgtgtgtgtgtgtaggtatgtgtgtgtgtaggtgtgtgtgtgtgtaggtgtgggtgggtgtgtgtctgcgtgtgtgtgtgtgcgtgtaggtgtgtgtgtacgcgtgtgtaggtgtgtaggagtgtgtgtgtaggtgtttgtgtgtgtaggtgtgtgtgtgtgtgtgtgtgtctgcgtgtgtgtgtgtgtgtgtgtgttctgaccTGCGATGATGGTGGTGGCCTGGCGTCTGACCTGGTTCTTGTCCACGTATTCTCCGTAGTCCAGTTTCCCCTCCACGAGGATCCTGGACCTGAAACACGAAGGTTCCTCTATATTAAAAGAAGGTTCTCaaacgttcctcaaacgttccttcGCTCTCATGTCCTCCGTCTAATCTTTAAGTCTCATCGCTGCAGGTTTAACATCAATAATCAGAATAGAGCTTCACGATGTCCAGCTGTTGATTCtcactttaaataaaagtaaagcgGCGTTGGAGGCGTGTTCGTACCCTTTCTTGACGTACTGGTAGGCCACGTCTCTCAGACCCGGTTTGAACACCGACACGCGATGCCACGTCGTCTTCTGGCTGATGTCACCTggagtcacaacaacaacaacaacaacaacaacaacacgaatCATCAACAAAAACTACCCTTATTCTTTATACTGTGAACATTTACacactttgttttaaaacagcTCTTATTTTAGATTCCCAGCGCtgtttattttcatacattgtacatttgtttatttcttttattgtaaatgtatatataatattcttaaCTTAACTGATATTCTAATACTCTTAACTTGCCTAACAATGTTTATTGCTACGCaccaaaatattaaatatatatatatatatatattaaattattaaatgttaaaactaCCCgattctgaaaataaaaaataatattttaacatTCAGGACGTTAACCGTGACCGTAAATCTCCAACATGCCTATTAAAGATAAGTGGCAGACACAGTATGactgttattataattattataatcataCTGTGCAGTTTAAAATTCACCTTCAACAACAAAGAATGAAATATTCCCTTTCAGCGGTGTgacagtgccctctagtggcgaGACGCGACACCTGCAGCGCAGATCACAAGTATAACAGCAACGTGTTCTTATTTAAACTTGATTAATCCAGATTGACCTCAATATATAAAAGTAACCCCCTTTACCTTCCTTGGTTTGTTTACTTTGCtcagtattttcttttaaaataatctcattttatattatatacacaagTAACTATTGCTTTTTGTATGTTTGCATCCGCTGACCTGAGATCTGTTCCATTTACGTCCACTTTCACGAGTAAATTAAAAAACCTTCGCCGTTCACTGAAGACGTAAGAAAGTTTCTGTCTGCTTGAGAACTACGTGACTCTGTGTCTCATAGTTTATatgagataaatatatatatataaaaaactcTGTTACCCGTTGCGCTCGCCTCTCCGTCTCCAGAGCGCCACATTTCATTGGTCGCCAAGGAGAAGATGGTCACCGGGTTGCGGCCCTCCACCTGTCTCATCACCGGGTCCTGACCCACTCGGCCCAGCAGCTGCACGCGGTTTATGGCTGGAATAAAGACACGGGGTCTTAGTGGGGACAGGATACGCTTACGGAGGAGGTTCAAGTCCTTGTGCTCAAGGGTCAGGAGGTGGACTCACATCTCTCCAGGATGAGGCTGGCGTCTGTGCTCACATTTCTCACCACCTGTCTGAAGATCTGTGGAGACACggaattaaatatgtattaaatattcacctgaacatcttcatcatctactgagaagttttttttgtgtgtacaatgtaattattaactaGGAATTTAAATGGATAGTTAaaatagtacacacacacacaaggatgtGAACTTGATAttttaaacattataaacaacaaacaaacaataatattgACAAACTAAACAAACCAACAGTTTCTCACCCGTGCGGACGCACTCCTCAACATCTTGTCAACAGCTTGGGAGCCTTTTAAGAGACgatctgaaaaacaaacaacaacagatgaAGAGTCTGCAAGCGGCTCTTCATCTAACAGTGACGTCACGCTTTGA is part of the Cyclopterus lumpus isolate fCycLum1 chromosome 23, fCycLum1.pri, whole genome shotgun sequence genome and harbors:
- the ssbp1 gene encoding single-stranded DNA-binding protein, mitochondrial, with product MLRSASARIFRQVVRNVSTDASLILERSINRVQLLGRVGQDPVMRQVEGRNPVTIFSLATNEMWRSGDGEASATGDISQKTTWHRVSVFKPGLRDVAYQYVKKGSRILVEGKLDYGEYVDKNQVRRQATTIIADNIVFLSDNVRERT